The following are encoded in a window of Nakamurella sp. A5-74 genomic DNA:
- the metB gene encoding cystathionine gamma-synthase translates to MTQQDSPAACSDTPRAVSQLTRGLRTGIDSDPAQGAIIPPLYLSSNFSFAGFDEPRQYDYTRSGNPTRDVLAEALSTLEGGAGASITSTGMSAITLCVNALLCPGDTIVIPHDCYGGTWRLFDTLSSRGQFELVTVDFGDQDAVNAALEAGPTVVWLETPSNPLLRVTDIELVTRAAHAVGALVVADNTFLSPILQRPFEFGVDLVVHSTTKYINGHSDVVGGAVIARTGELAEQIAYWSNVLGLSGSPFDSYLTVRGLRTLHTRIRAHQENATAIVNAIAAHPAVGCVYYPGLTSHPGHEIAAKQQDGFGAMFSIDLAGGETAVRAFLQGLRCFSLAESLGGTESLVAHPATMTHASMSAEARAVAGIGAGLLRLSVGIELAQDLVADVLDGLDRALAATCPTGPTEIAEELPAPGRVLARVS, encoded by the coding sequence ATGACGCAGCAGGACTCCCCCGCCGCCTGTTCCGACACTCCTCGAGCCGTCTCGCAGCTGACGCGAGGCTTGCGCACCGGCATCGACTCGGACCCGGCGCAGGGCGCGATCATCCCGCCCCTCTACCTGTCGAGCAACTTCTCCTTCGCCGGTTTCGACGAGCCGCGCCAGTACGACTACACCCGCAGCGGCAACCCCACCCGGGACGTGCTCGCCGAGGCGCTGAGCACCCTCGAGGGTGGCGCCGGTGCCAGCATCACCTCGACCGGGATGAGCGCCATCACCTTGTGTGTCAACGCACTGCTGTGTCCCGGCGACACGATCGTCATCCCGCACGACTGCTACGGCGGAACCTGGCGACTGTTCGACACCCTCTCCTCGCGCGGCCAGTTCGAGTTGGTGACCGTCGATTTCGGCGACCAGGACGCGGTCAATGCGGCGCTCGAGGCCGGCCCGACGGTGGTCTGGTTGGAGACGCCGTCGAACCCGCTGCTGCGGGTCACCGACATCGAGCTGGTGACCAGGGCTGCGCATGCGGTCGGCGCCCTCGTCGTGGCCGACAACACCTTCCTGTCGCCGATCCTGCAGCGGCCCTTCGAGTTCGGGGTCGACCTCGTCGTGCATTCGACGACCAAGTACATCAACGGCCACAGCGACGTCGTGGGTGGCGCCGTGATCGCGAGGACCGGTGAGCTGGCCGAGCAGATCGCCTACTGGAGCAACGTGCTGGGCCTGTCCGGCAGCCCCTTCGACAGTTACCTGACGGTGCGTGGGCTGCGAACGCTGCACACCCGCATCCGGGCGCACCAGGAGAACGCGACGGCGATCGTCAATGCCATCGCGGCGCACCCCGCGGTGGGCTGCGTGTACTACCCCGGCCTCACCTCGCACCCGGGCCACGAGATCGCCGCCAAGCAGCAGGACGGGTTCGGCGCGATGTTCTCGATCGATCTGGCCGGTGGCGAGACGGCCGTCCGCGCCTTCCTGCAGGGCCTGCGGTGCTTCTCACTGGCCGAGTCGCTCGGCGGTACAGAGAGTCTCGTGGCCCACCCCGCCACCATGACCCATGCGTCGATGAGCGCCGAAGCGCGCGCGGTGGCAGGCATCGGTGCGGGTCTGCTGCGACTGTCGGTCGGGATCGAGCTGGCCCAGGATCTGGTGGCCGATGTGCTGGACGGCCTCGACCGGGCGCTCGCGGCAACCTGTCCGACCGGACCCACAGAGATCGCCGAGGAGCTGCCGGCCCCGGGACGGGTCCTCGCCCGGGTGAGCTGA
- the ddaH gene encoding dimethylargininase, which translates to MIALVRRPATSLADGMVTFIERSPIDLELALRQWAAYVAVLQQSGWQIVEVPPDDALPDSVFVEDTVVMFGDVAVLTNPNRPQRHPEIRDTATVVESLGIPLLRLEDPAAMDGGDVLKVGRTVYVGLTASTNQAAADQLTQWLTPRGWTVVAIPLTKALHLKSAVTALPDGTIIGYLPLVDEVERYPTFLAMPEEGGSHVVVIGENAIVMSSDAPESAALLRDRGIDVTEVDIGEFTKLEGCVTCLSVRIREAVPSL; encoded by the coding sequence ATGATCGCTCTGGTGCGCCGTCCTGCCACCTCTCTCGCCGACGGCATGGTGACGTTCATCGAACGCTCCCCGATCGACCTGGAGCTGGCGCTCCGGCAATGGGCCGCCTATGTCGCCGTACTGCAGCAGTCGGGGTGGCAGATCGTCGAGGTCCCGCCGGACGACGCGCTGCCGGACTCGGTGTTCGTCGAGGACACGGTGGTGATGTTCGGTGACGTCGCGGTGCTCACCAACCCGAACCGGCCGCAGCGCCACCCGGAGATCCGTGACACCGCAACGGTTGTCGAATCGCTGGGAATCCCGCTGTTGCGGCTGGAGGATCCGGCGGCGATGGACGGCGGTGACGTGCTCAAGGTCGGACGGACCGTCTACGTGGGGCTCACCGCATCGACGAACCAGGCTGCCGCAGATCAGCTGACCCAGTGGCTCACTCCGCGGGGATGGACGGTGGTGGCGATCCCGTTGACGAAGGCGCTCCATCTCAAGAGCGCGGTGACCGCGCTGCCCGACGGCACGATCATCGGGTACCTGCCGCTGGTGGACGAGGTCGAGCGCTATCCGACCTTCCTCGCCATGCCGGAGGAGGGTGGCTCCCACGTGGTGGTGATCGGTGAGAACGCGATCGTGATGAGCTCCGACGCCCCCGAATCCGCCGCGCTGCTGCGGGATCGGGGGATCGACGTGACCGAGGTGGACATCGGCGAGTTCACCAAGCTCGAGGGGTGCGTGACTTGCCTCAGCGTCCGGATCCGAGAGGCCGTCCCTTCCTTGTGA
- a CDS encoding FCD domain-containing protein, which translates to MKEMVASLSDKTDDSLVSDKASTENPVPAHLRILRTLRDQRIGLGGIIPSESELSAALAVGRPQIREGLRVLEAFGAIDARQGARRVWRGFDGTTFGEQIGGVLGAGGSSALADFLELRQTLETTLLPQAVDKMTPLDLARLRDLAGRMISEAEAGRPFTREDEEFHRLMFAALGNTMLLGLMTAYWRVFHAYTAGRPADEDRLAVARKHLAIADAITDGDIRLAAHELDAHFYGVRRRVVSLRDHPEQEARPAG; encoded by the coding sequence ATGAAGGAAATGGTGGCTAGCTTGTCCGACAAGACAGACGATTCTCTGGTTTCCGACAAGGCCTCGACCGAGAACCCGGTCCCCGCCCATCTGCGAATCCTGCGCACGCTGCGTGATCAACGCATCGGTCTCGGCGGCATCATTCCCAGCGAATCCGAGCTCTCCGCTGCATTGGCTGTCGGACGCCCGCAGATCCGTGAAGGTCTCCGCGTGCTGGAGGCGTTCGGTGCGATCGACGCCCGACAGGGAGCGCGTCGAGTCTGGCGTGGCTTCGACGGGACGACGTTCGGCGAACAGATCGGGGGCGTTCTCGGTGCGGGCGGTTCGTCGGCGCTGGCCGACTTCCTCGAACTGAGGCAGACCCTGGAGACCACGCTGCTCCCGCAGGCTGTCGACAAGATGACACCCCTGGATCTTGCCCGCCTTCGTGACCTGGCAGGCCGGATGATCTCCGAGGCAGAGGCGGGACGGCCGTTCACACGTGAGGACGAGGAATTCCACCGCCTGATGTTCGCGGCCCTCGGTAACACCATGTTGCTGGGCCTGATGACGGCGTACTGGCGGGTTTTCCATGCCTACACCGCGGGTCGACCCGCCGACGAAGACCGTCTTGCGGTCGCTCGCAAACACCTGGCGATCGCCGATGCCATCACGGACGGCGACATCAGACTGGCCGCGCACGAACTCGATGCCCACTTCTACGGCGTCAGGCGACGGGTGGTGTCACTGCGCGACCATCCGGAGCAGGAGGCCCGGCCTGCCGGTTGA
- a CDS encoding sugar ABC transporter substrate-binding protein, which translates to MKFRKRVATCAVLLAAALALTGCGGGDSTSAQGSGPVEIRYWLWQDNPTDTTWNELATEFNASQQKVKVTVEVIPLDQYQDKLITAAANKAGPDAARSKDWWLGQFAPKGMVADLTADVDGWAGKADVTPALWATGQLPGDKKIYMLPHQYTTLYLYYRKDYFKEAGLAAPKSQQDVLDAAAKLTNGKRFGLDVRGGAGGQDQWAAWMLAGGGDFVDAGGAVSINNDAAKKANAFYVRLATDKLTPPGSVTAAFAQVKTNFTTGTTAMMIHHPGSLADVRSALGDKVGVVPLPTVDGAPGATLGSMSGNIVLSSSAKKAAAFQWISWLDTAGPMKKISTSSGGQLPVLASVAAQAPYTEDEALKVAVKAAETAKTWPALPGTAQLAAKDWQTIEQQAFLGQLSSDAAVDQIAGILDKK; encoded by the coding sequence ATGAAGTTTCGCAAACGCGTCGCGACCTGTGCGGTGCTGCTCGCGGCGGCGCTGGCGCTGACCGGCTGCGGGGGTGGCGATTCCACCTCTGCCCAAGGGTCCGGGCCGGTCGAGATCCGTTACTGGCTGTGGCAGGACAACCCCACCGACACCACCTGGAACGAACTGGCCACCGAGTTCAACGCATCGCAGCAGAAGGTCAAGGTGACCGTCGAGGTCATTCCCCTGGACCAGTACCAGGACAAGCTGATCACGGCCGCCGCGAACAAGGCCGGCCCGGATGCCGCGCGCAGCAAGGATTGGTGGCTCGGGCAGTTCGCTCCCAAGGGGATGGTCGCCGACCTGACCGCCGACGTGGACGGCTGGGCGGGGAAAGCCGATGTGACTCCGGCACTCTGGGCCACCGGGCAACTGCCCGGTGACAAGAAGATCTACATGCTGCCTCACCAGTACACGACCCTCTATCTGTACTACCGCAAGGACTACTTCAAGGAAGCCGGACTGGCAGCGCCGAAGTCCCAGCAGGACGTGCTCGACGCCGCTGCGAAACTGACGAACGGGAAACGGTTCGGGCTCGACGTCCGCGGCGGTGCCGGCGGTCAGGACCAGTGGGCTGCATGGATGCTCGCCGGCGGCGGCGACTTCGTCGACGCGGGTGGTGCCGTGTCGATCAACAACGATGCTGCCAAGAAGGCCAACGCGTTCTATGTCCGGCTGGCCACCGACAAACTGACACCGCCGGGATCGGTGACGGCCGCGTTCGCCCAGGTGAAGACGAACTTCACGACGGGGACGACGGCCATGATGATCCACCATCCGGGGTCACTCGCCGACGTGCGATCAGCACTCGGAGACAAGGTCGGTGTGGTACCGCTGCCGACGGTCGACGGCGCTCCCGGCGCCACCCTGGGCTCCATGAGCGGCAACATCGTCCTGAGCTCGAGCGCGAAGAAGGCGGCTGCGTTCCAATGGATCTCGTGGTTGGACACCGCGGGCCCGATGAAGAAGATCTCCACCTCCAGCGGAGGCCAGCTCCCGGTGTTGGCATCCGTCGCGGCTCAGGCGCCCTACACCGAGGACGAGGCTCTGAAGGTCGCCGTCAAGGCCGCGGAGACGGCCAAGACCTGGCCTGCACTGCCCGGAACGGCGCAACTGGCCGCCAAGGACTGGCAGACGATCGAACAGCAGGCCTTCCTCGGTCAGCTCAGCAGCGACGCGGCCGTGGACCAGATCGCCGGCATCCTCGACAAGAAATGA
- a CDS encoding sugar ABC transporter permease → MSTTDAGVVAPAGSPRVDDARPHTARRRRRIKDFEAYLLLGPALVLVGIFAGYPLLRSVWYAFNEANLFEGIVKFVGFDNFGSVVTDRDFGTFAGNTAVWTFGAVAIQLVCGLGAALLMNQRFVLRGVFRGLAMIPWATPSVLVALMWLWILDPNHGILNKVLLGLNLIDQPLELLSSPGTALPTLIMIDVWQGVPLFAVMILAALQGVPPDLREAAAVDGCGRFATFRSVVLPVILPTIMITTLLRLIWTANYVDLVLIMTQGGPGTSSTTWALESYITAYKSADLGKGAAYAVLQAVILCIFVAMYLRMTRRSEKS, encoded by the coding sequence ATGAGCACGACTGATGCCGGGGTCGTGGCCCCGGCCGGCAGCCCGCGGGTCGACGATGCGCGTCCGCACACCGCCCGTCGGCGCCGCCGGATCAAAGATTTCGAGGCCTACCTGCTGCTCGGACCCGCACTGGTCCTGGTCGGGATCTTCGCTGGCTACCCACTGCTCCGGTCGGTCTGGTACGCCTTCAACGAGGCCAACCTGTTCGAGGGCATCGTCAAGTTCGTGGGATTCGACAACTTCGGAAGCGTTGTCACCGATCGTGATTTCGGCACGTTCGCCGGTAACACCGCGGTCTGGACGTTCGGGGCCGTCGCAATCCAACTGGTGTGCGGACTCGGTGCCGCTCTGTTGATGAACCAGCGGTTCGTACTCCGTGGCGTTTTCCGTGGTCTGGCGATGATCCCGTGGGCGACACCCAGCGTGCTGGTCGCCCTGATGTGGCTGTGGATCCTCGATCCCAACCACGGCATCCTCAACAAGGTGCTGCTCGGGTTGAATCTGATCGATCAGCCGCTGGAACTGCTGAGTTCACCGGGGACCGCGTTGCCGACGCTGATCATGATCGACGTCTGGCAGGGCGTCCCCCTCTTCGCGGTGATGATCCTGGCTGCGCTGCAGGGAGTTCCGCCGGATCTGCGGGAAGCAGCCGCGGTGGACGGATGCGGGCGGTTCGCCACCTTCCGTTCGGTGGTGCTGCCCGTGATCCTGCCCACGATCATGATCACCACGTTGCTGCGGCTGATCTGGACCGCAAACTACGTCGATCTGGTTCTCATCATGACCCAGGGCGGTCCTGGAACGTCCTCGACCACGTGGGCCCTGGAGTCGTACATCACTGCCTACAAGTCCGCCGATCTCGGCAAGGGCGCCGCCTACGCCGTGCTGCAAGCGGTGATTCTCTGCATCTTCGTCGCGATGTACCTGAGGATGACGCGCCGATCGGAGAAGTCATGA
- a CDS encoding carbohydrate ABC transporter permease, with translation MITATATSNRSVARIGLYVGLLGWLTTILAPYLIMVITSLTPQSELDTAGASLWPAHVTLDAYRELLTGTPFLTFLRNSFLVALIAVPLTLVVATGAAIALSRLEFSGKRFVMTGLLLAQLFPAVLLVISLQGQLQTFDLLDSKVGLALVHAAFATPFATWLLKGFLDSIPREMEEAGRIDGASTFQVIQRLILPLLTPGLVAAGTYIFILSWNEFLYALTFTASDSTRTLPIGLHLFIGEFQIRWDLLTAGGVLSVVPVIIGFFLVQNRLVEGLAAGAVKG, from the coding sequence ATGATCACTGCGACAGCCACCAGCAACCGCTCAGTCGCGCGGATCGGGTTGTACGTCGGACTCCTCGGCTGGCTGACCACCATTCTGGCTCCGTATCTCATCATGGTGATCACCTCTCTGACGCCTCAGTCGGAGCTGGACACCGCAGGCGCCTCGCTCTGGCCGGCACATGTCACCCTGGATGCCTACCGGGAGCTGCTGACCGGAACGCCGTTCCTCACGTTCCTGCGGAACAGCTTTCTGGTGGCACTGATCGCGGTGCCTCTCACCCTGGTGGTTGCAACCGGCGCGGCGATCGCGTTGTCCCGTCTCGAGTTCAGCGGCAAGCGTTTCGTGATGACCGGCCTGTTGCTGGCTCAGCTCTTCCCCGCCGTGCTGCTGGTGATCTCCCTCCAGGGTCAATTGCAGACGTTCGACCTGCTCGACAGCAAGGTCGGGCTTGCACTGGTGCACGCAGCCTTCGCCACGCCGTTCGCCACCTGGCTGCTGAAGGGGTTCCTCGACTCGATCCCGCGGGAGATGGAAGAAGCCGGACGGATCGACGGAGCCTCGACCTTCCAGGTGATCCAGCGACTTATCCTCCCGCTGCTGACTCCGGGACTGGTCGCGGCAGGCACCTACATTTTCATCCTGTCGTGGAACGAGTTCCTGTATGCATTGACGTTCACCGCCTCCGACTCCACCAGGACCCTGCCCATCGGGCTCCACCTGTTCATCGGCGAGTTCCAGATCCGTTGGGATCTGCTGACCGCCGGTGGAGTGCTGTCCGTCGTTCCGGTGATCATCGGGTTCTTCCTGGTGCAGAACCGGCTTGTCGAGGGCCTGGCTGCCGGTGCGGTCAAGGGCTGA
- a CDS encoding mandelate racemase/muconate lactonizing enzyme family protein has translation MLSRIPLPHGEWGDQIHRVTDIEIITTRITTDTGITGTGFSHTSGVGGQTMMAMLTELLPILDGREVNPRGVWHDAWRYLRDNGPGGVTTLALAAIDIALWDLVGKERGQPLVDVIGRQRDRVQLYGSGINLHLSVEEVVEQVRCWKADGFFAAKVKVGKPDLEEDVERLTKIREAVGRFPLMVDANQGWSYPAAVQAFQRFEHLDLYWIEEPLPCDDVLGHARLRARTRTPIGLGENVYTLNQFNQYLASDAVDFVQADFGRVGGITPWLDIAALARSFNVPMAPHFTLELAAHILCATPNALCGEMTDGGTMTDLQVIEPQPHRNGFLAPRDVPGHGLEFNWPWLNEHAR, from the coding sequence ATGCTTTCGCGCATCCCCTTGCCGCACGGCGAATGGGGGGACCAGATCCACCGGGTCACCGACATCGAGATCATCACCACCCGGATCACCACGGACACCGGCATCACCGGGACCGGTTTCAGCCACACCTCCGGCGTCGGTGGCCAGACCATGATGGCCATGCTGACCGAGCTGCTGCCCATCCTTGACGGTCGCGAGGTGAACCCGCGCGGTGTCTGGCACGACGCCTGGCGCTACCTCCGGGACAACGGACCCGGGGGAGTCACCACCCTGGCTCTGGCCGCGATCGACATCGCGTTGTGGGATCTCGTGGGAAAGGAGCGGGGCCAGCCACTGGTGGACGTCATCGGTCGACAGCGGGATCGGGTGCAGTTGTACGGCAGTGGCATCAACCTGCACCTGTCCGTTGAAGAAGTCGTGGAACAGGTCCGGTGCTGGAAGGCGGACGGGTTCTTCGCCGCCAAGGTCAAAGTGGGCAAGCCCGACCTCGAGGAAGATGTCGAGCGGCTCACCAAGATCCGGGAGGCTGTCGGCCGGTTCCCGCTCATGGTCGACGCGAACCAGGGATGGTCCTACCCCGCGGCAGTCCAGGCCTTCCAGCGGTTCGAGCACCTCGACCTCTACTGGATCGAGGAACCACTGCCCTGTGACGACGTCCTCGGCCACGCCAGGCTGCGTGCCCGGACCCGAACTCCGATCGGTCTCGGTGAGAACGTCTACACCCTCAACCAGTTCAACCAGTATCTGGCCTCGGACGCCGTGGACTTCGTCCAAGCGGATTTCGGGAGGGTCGGCGGTATCACTCCGTGGCTGGACATCGCCGCGCTGGCACGGAGTTTCAACGTCCCCATGGCACCGCACTTCACCCTCGAGCTGGCCGCGCACATCCTGTGTGCCACCCCGAATGCTCTGTGCGGGGAAATGACCGACGGCGGCACGATGACCGACCTGCAGGTGATCGAACCGCAGCCGCACCGCAACGGGTTCCTGGCGCCACGTGATGTGCCCGGTCACGGGCTCGAGTTCAACTGGCCCTGGTTGAACGAGCACGCCCGATGA
- a CDS encoding SDR family oxidoreductase, which translates to MSAMPAPGTEDPLFSVAGKVVVITGALGQIGAEFTREFLNRGAKVAAISRTATGSRAEQALGDAAGAPDLLVVAADICDRRSIEAALDTIGDRWGTPDVLINNAGIDTQPSAPPEVSGPFEDFPEEIFREVVEVNLVGTFLMTQAVGKRMRAARRGGSIIIIGSIYGMVSPQQPIYAFTADDGDRFVKPVAYSAAKSGLYNLTRYCATYWGREGIRVNTLTPSGVGRDTQDPRFQANYIERMPIGRMATADEFNGAAVFLASAASTYMTGSNLVVDGGWTAW; encoded by the coding sequence ATGAGCGCCATGCCTGCCCCGGGCACCGAGGATCCGTTGTTCTCGGTGGCCGGGAAGGTCGTGGTCATCACCGGGGCTCTGGGTCAGATCGGCGCAGAATTCACGCGGGAGTTTCTCAACCGCGGCGCCAAAGTGGCAGCAATCTCGCGCACTGCAACGGGGTCTCGCGCCGAGCAGGCTCTCGGAGACGCCGCCGGTGCGCCGGATCTGCTGGTCGTGGCGGCCGACATCTGTGACCGGCGGTCCATCGAGGCGGCCCTCGATACGATCGGGGATCGATGGGGTACACCCGATGTCTTGATCAACAACGCCGGCATCGACACCCAACCGAGTGCGCCACCGGAGGTGTCCGGGCCGTTCGAGGATTTCCCGGAGGAAATCTTCCGGGAAGTCGTGGAAGTCAACCTGGTCGGAACCTTCCTGATGACCCAAGCAGTGGGCAAGCGGATGCGGGCGGCCCGGCGCGGCGGTTCGATCATCATCATCGGCTCCATCTACGGCATGGTTTCTCCGCAGCAACCGATCTACGCCTTCACAGCCGACGACGGCGACCGGTTCGTCAAACCCGTGGCCTACAGCGCCGCCAAATCGGGCCTGTACAACCTGACTCGGTATTGTGCGACCTACTGGGGTCGGGAAGGAATCAGGGTGAACACCCTCACCCCGTCCGGGGTCGGACGAGACACCCAGGACCCGAGATTCCAGGCGAACTACATCGAGCGCATGCCGATCGGTCGGATGGCGACGGCGGACGAGTTCAACGGAGCGGCCGTTTTTCTCGCATCCGCAGCGTCGACCTACATGACCGGATCCAACCTCGTGGTCGACGGTGGATGGACCGCATGGTGA
- a CDS encoding dihydrodipicolinate synthase family protein yields MSSLRKVFSALVTPMRSDESVDLGVLRELVERQLSRGVEGFYCCGSSGEGLLLSHQERRDVVRTVVEQAAGRVPTIAHVGTIRTQDAIDLARAAAADGVTAVSLIPPYYYHWTAAEVLGYYRAVVAAVQVPVVLYNIPQFTRISFDVSNVGDLFADPQVVGMKHTAHDLYTLERLVTQYPEKVFLNGFDEIYLSALAAGATATVGTTVNFQPELFLRVRERFVAGDLAEARTIQTQINCAVEIAVRHGIFPAAKYLAGAPDLPTGDCRAPFRPLDADAKRALEELRCRIVEFTAG; encoded by the coding sequence ATGTCTTCCTTGCGCAAGGTGTTCTCGGCTCTCGTCACGCCGATGCGGTCGGACGAGTCCGTGGACCTCGGAGTCCTACGGGAACTGGTCGAGCGACAGCTCAGTCGCGGCGTGGAGGGATTTTACTGCTGCGGATCTTCCGGCGAGGGCCTGCTCCTGAGTCATCAGGAGCGCCGCGATGTGGTCCGCACCGTGGTAGAGCAGGCTGCTGGGCGCGTGCCCACCATCGCCCATGTGGGGACGATCCGTACCCAGGACGCCATCGACCTCGCACGGGCGGCGGCCGCCGACGGGGTCACAGCGGTGTCCCTGATCCCGCCGTACTACTACCACTGGACGGCAGCCGAGGTTCTGGGGTACTACCGCGCAGTGGTCGCCGCGGTGCAGGTGCCGGTGGTGCTCTACAACATCCCGCAGTTCACCCGGATATCCTTCGACGTCTCGAATGTCGGCGACCTCTTCGCCGATCCGCAGGTGGTGGGTATGAAGCACACGGCCCACGACCTGTACACCCTCGAGCGGCTCGTCACCCAGTACCCGGAGAAGGTGTTCCTGAACGGGTTCGACGAGATCTACCTCTCGGCACTGGCGGCCGGCGCGACGGCGACGGTGGGCACCACCGTCAACTTCCAGCCGGAGTTGTTCCTCCGGGTCCGGGAACGATTCGTCGCCGGAGATCTGGCGGAGGCGCGCACGATCCAGACCCAGATCAATTGCGCCGTCGAGATCGCAGTACGTCATGGGATCTTCCCTGCCGCCAAGTACCTGGCCGGGGCTCCCGACCTGCCCACCGGTGACTGCAGGGCACCCTTCCGACCCCTCGATGCGGACGCCAAGCGAGCGCTGGAGGAACTTCGTTGCCGCATCGTCGAGTTCACGGCCGGGTAG
- a CDS encoding O-acetylhomoserine aminocarboxypropyltransferase/cysteine synthase family protein gives MADRQFGFRTRALHAGGRPDPTTGARAVPIYQTTSFVFADTADAGNLFALQKYGNIYSRISNPTVAAFEERMASLEGGIGAVATASGMSAEFLVFAALAGAGDHIVAAAQLYGGTITQLDVTLRRFGVETTFVRGTDPADYAAAIRENTKAVYTEVIANPSGEIADLAALAEVAHAAGVPLIVDATLNTPYLLRPIEFGADIVIHSATKFLGGHGTTLGGVVVESGRFPWDNGRFPQMTEPVASYGGVSWWGNFGEYGFLTKLRSEQLRDIGPALSPQSAFQLLQGVETLPQRMDEHIANAATVARWLAADERVSYVNYAGLQDHPHFERAQRYLPQGPGSVYSFGVRGGRAAGERFIEALQVCSHLANVGDSRTLVLHPGSTTHRQLSPEQLSAAGVPEDLIRLSVGLEDVDDILWDIDQALTVATGSETTAGSANSWPETTAGSANHELGQESV, from the coding sequence ATGGCAGACCGGCAGTTCGGCTTCCGTACCCGGGCATTGCACGCCGGCGGGCGGCCGGATCCGACGACCGGGGCCAGAGCGGTCCCGATCTACCAGACCACCTCGTTCGTCTTCGCCGACACCGCCGACGCCGGGAACCTCTTCGCCCTGCAGAAGTACGGCAACATCTACTCCCGGATCAGCAATCCGACAGTGGCTGCATTCGAGGAGCGGATGGCGTCGTTGGAGGGTGGCATCGGGGCGGTCGCCACGGCGTCCGGGATGAGTGCCGAGTTCCTGGTCTTTGCCGCATTGGCGGGTGCGGGCGACCACATCGTCGCCGCCGCGCAGCTCTACGGCGGAACCATCACCCAGCTGGATGTGACACTTCGACGGTTCGGGGTGGAGACCACCTTCGTCCGGGGGACCGACCCGGCGGATTACGCCGCCGCGATCCGGGAGAACACCAAGGCCGTCTACACCGAGGTGATCGCCAACCCGTCGGGTGAGATCGCCGACCTGGCGGCGCTCGCCGAAGTCGCCCATGCTGCCGGTGTGCCGTTGATCGTCGACGCGACGCTCAACACCCCGTACCTGTTGCGGCCCATCGAGTTCGGAGCCGACATCGTCATCCACTCGGCCACCAAGTTCCTGGGTGGGCACGGCACCACGCTGGGCGGCGTGGTGGTCGAATCCGGCCGGTTCCCCTGGGACAACGGCCGCTTCCCGCAGATGACGGAACCGGTCGCCTCCTACGGCGGCGTGTCCTGGTGGGGCAACTTCGGCGAGTACGGCTTCCTGACGAAACTGCGCAGCGAGCAGCTCCGTGACATCGGCCCTGCGCTGTCGCCGCAGTCGGCGTTCCAGCTGTTGCAGGGCGTCGAGACGTTGCCGCAGCGGATGGACGAGCACATCGCCAACGCTGCCACCGTCGCCCGCTGGCTGGCCGCCGACGAGCGGGTGTCCTACGTCAACTACGCCGGACTGCAGGACCATCCGCATTTCGAGCGGGCCCAGCGGTACCTCCCGCAGGGCCCGGGATCCGTCTACTCCTTCGGCGTCCGCGGCGGACGAGCTGCGGGAGAGCGGTTCATCGAGGCGCTGCAGGTCTGCTCGCACCTGGCCAACGTCGGCGACTCGCGCACGCTGGTGCTGCACCCGGGGTCGACCACCCATCGCCAGCTCTCACCCGAGCAGCTCTCGGCGGCCGGCGTCCCGGAGGACCTGATCCGGTTGTCCGTCGGCCTCGAGGACGTCGACGACATCCTCTGGGACATCGACCAGGCCCTCACGGTGGCGACGGGATCGGAAACGACCGCTGGGTCCGCGAACTCCTGGCCAGAAACGACCGCTGGGTCCGCGAACCACGAGCTGGGACAGGAATCGGTATGA
- a CDS encoding CoA-binding protein, whose amino-acid sequence MSEHARSWQGPSAQRRLQILQGAKSIAIVGASDKSERASYFVSTYLLSSTDFEVHFVNPVLAGRKQILGREVLPSLAALRESGVTPDIVDVFRKHDDLPTVLQESIDVGAGTIWLQLGLWHEGVAAGAEKAGMAVVMDRCLKIEHARFHGGLHLAGFDTGVIDSRR is encoded by the coding sequence ATGAGCGAGCACGCACGCAGCTGGCAGGGGCCGTCGGCGCAGCGCCGCCTGCAGATCCTGCAGGGAGCGAAGTCGATCGCGATCGTCGGGGCCAGCGACAAGTCGGAGCGGGCGTCCTACTTCGTGTCGACGTACCTGCTCTCGTCCACGGATTTCGAGGTGCACTTCGTGAATCCGGTGCTGGCAGGGCGCAAGCAGATCCTCGGACGCGAGGTCCTTCCCAGCCTGGCCGCATTGAGAGAATCCGGTGTCACGCCGGACATCGTCGACGTCTTCCGCAAGCACGACGATCTGCCGACCGTGCTGCAGGAGAGCATCGACGTCGGAGCCGGGACCATCTGGCTGCAGCTCGGGTTGTGGCACGAGGGCGTCGCGGCCGGTGCCGAGAAGGCCGGGATGGCCGTCGTCATGGACCGCTGCCTGAAGATCGAACACGCGCGCTTCCACGGCGGCCTGCACCTGGCCGGTTTCGACACCGGGGTCATCGATTCGCGGCGCTGA